The nucleotide sequence aggatgacgataacgaatagtaatattatttatgcctctacaatcaacgcacatacgcgacgtaccatcctttttcggcactaaaatgataggaacaacacaaggactaagggattcgcgtatataacctttgtcaagcagttcttgtacttgacgcataatctccttcgtctcctctggattggtacggtatggtgcacggttgggtagcgaagcaccgggaattaagtcaatttgatgctcaatccctcgaataggtggtaatcccggtggcacgtcttgtggaaagacgtcagcgaactcctgcaaaatgttagtgatagcagggggcaaagaggaaggcacgtccttgaatgaaaataatgcctctttgcacacaaaggcatagcaaacagatttgctgaaatctagctcatcaatatcagatttggtggcaagtaaacatgcacttttcaatttaatttcagaaacaacagtagatggtttattattagacttcatttggtgctcaaattcttttgccacaatctgattttcactcttatttgtctcctgttttgctttattagctctattaatatcatctttcaaaatggaatcaggagtcataggaagcaaagtaatatttttatcgttatgaacaagagtatactgattgtttctaccatggtgttttatcaaattgccatggtctaccaagtaataaggaacatgcttgcataggtaccacatcacaatcaacataatcagcatatgtacagatactaaaatgcacacgaacagtacgtgttaccttaaccttgccactgttgttgaaccattggatgtagtaaggatgtggatgtggtcttgtggtgagagatagcttctccaccatctccatgctagccaagttattgcagctccctccatctatgatcacgcgaacagaacgttccttcacaactccctttgtatggaaaaaattatgcctctgattttgctcagcttgtgtaacctgcacactgaaaacacgttgagcaactaaacattcatacatgtcagcatcttcaggagccatgtattgcgtctcatgatcagaatcgtctccaccgtgttcgtcacgtgtaataagagccaaagtctcctcatcatagtcactagcagactcatacccaccatcctcagtaacaatcatgacatgcttagatgggcattctctcgcataatgacctccacccttgcaacatcgacaaataatatcatgtgtttgcccagttgatgccatggatgaagaagagatctttgcaggcccagaaggtgtgctcttggcagatagtggtgattgtgcctgctttattgtatcacggttggaggtggcagccgacggaagcgccggtgtagcagaacgtgtggaagtagatgatgcacgtggtgtccatgatgaaggtcgacctgcagaaaagttagtccgcgccaatgcctgtcgatcctgcacttcacgttcagctttacaagcaagatggaataaacgagtgatattagtatactccttatactctagaatcgtctgaatatctctatttagtccacccataaaacgtgcaagtatagcttcattctcctcaacaataccacatctaatcatgccagtttgtaattcctgataatattcttctacagaattttttccctgtcttaagcgctgcaatttttgaagtaattcacgttgataatatggtggaacccaacgagtacgcatagcagttttcaaagcagcccaagtagccggaataggaaataatctacaatgctcagaccaccaaacacatgcaaaactagtgaatgcacaaacagcagcaggaacacgtctctcctcgggatattgtaaacatgtaaatcattgttcagtttctaactcccaagtaagatatatatcaggaacatatctaccctcaaatggtggaatattcaattttagtttagggagatggtcatgatctcgtacctgagggtgagccctaccattgccattatttacatgtggacgacctagtggttgctgtgctggtggtggcacgtagttctgattttgatcaacctcatccccataatctcccacataatcatcctcctccacatcagcagtaggagccacagaagtatcaacagcagcactagcagtttggcccgactgaagagggacacggctcgctcggcggagggctgtttcccgacgtggaggtagtcggtgttgttgctgttgttgcagaggtgcggcaggagcagccggtggtggtggtggaaaacgcgaaagcaattcagcaaacttgttatcgagctttgtttcaaacgtcttctccatgccatctatcttctccatggcctcttcaaatctgtttatcacatcttgcacctgtacactcatcatttgctgaaacgtatcatgaagctccttgttcgtcaagttctcccagtcagtctcgtcggattgtgatcctggcatggttagcagcaatagaaacacacaagaatatgatcctatagactactaacaagtggtggtggtggcaggtgtcacaaatccgtcaagcaaatctcaaattcttaccagttcttacccagcagcaggcggtgatcggcaaccgttatagtcaaaactctcaaaagcttggatagagcgattgccaggggagtcaaacgcacgacgtagatgtatgtggagctgggaaggcttatagtatggtagcaaaaagggtcagtaataatcaattcagagatgcaaagttgaataaacgctcaacgacggtactgtgctggtcctaggctagaccgtgctagagacgcgagcctaaaacactaacaaaatcacggcgctgcacgtaaataagggaaaagcacactctggaactatttttttcgctctttttttgcgctccttttttttgcgctcatctttttttgcgaaaaatcactataatggcgattgtctcaaaactcttccctcgtcaaactgataggatgggcacgaaatttttttcacttttttttcggaaatcagggcagcgacgacgaaaaagtgcgacaaaaaatcactatgatggcacgtggctcaaaagactcggaAAAGCCTAacaataggatagggaaaaaaatttgcccgtgaaaattttggcctaaaaactgcccgggggtctccagactcttttttttccgaaacctacgcaggcaaggaaacatgaatcggaatttagattgatctcaagaacaaacctaatatgagaagaactcagattggtggtggatatatggttgtggtatatggcagcggtggtggtatatggtagcggtggtggtatatggatacagattggtggtggtatatggatacggattggtggtggtatatggatatggatttagagcggtggcggataagcaaaagtggtagacgggcgatgatgatggtgcggcggcggcgtgacaacttatgaccagaactcgaaactctaaaggactagactctaagaccagtaacttgacacgacgatgcaaccgcaaattcaacaaagcaaaaaccctaaaaagattatgcaaaggctcagattggttcggatatgatgaactaaccctaaaattttttttgtggctttttcgtggactgtaggtatgaagaacagactcgatctaatctacgaaaaactgtaaaatctcaccgagcaacctggaaatctgataccacttgatagaggcgagggtcccgatgtttcgatgagatggtggctatcattttctgtgggagtcgactttgacgatccgactacgatcgtgcgagacgtcgcgccttagcaatcgctaaaccaacttccgagggttattgaccacgccggagcacgatcaacctgaccacgagggtctgtttcctgcgagcaaacgaagaacaagcaagaaactgagattgcaatctggatattgcgaatataagatgaaagctttattgatcaaggtggggttctgtgacgtcttggtctagtcgttggacacaaacgaagtacgcgaagttgcagctatgacgaacttttgatctaaacaaaacccaaagtctaaatgacgccctaagggctgtatatatggaggaagaggggggaatttcgtggcccttgaggttggggtctgaaaccaaccctaactcttgtttccccacacatacggactctaaaaatagcctatacttaagtatttcgaaattacatgagcctggcccattaataaggtgacgcaacacctagaatagcctatggacgaatattatgaagtggcatcttgtatatttcgtccaaggcttcatgcactccttatggcggctttaaagtcctgaaatcatcacttgtaactccgttcttgatccccttgtgcatgccatcaactccatgtgtgttcttgctccaatgttcatccttctccaagctaggcccttcatttgtaagcaaaacaaatgtatccaatttaggcagcatcataatctcatgaatattagaatcattaccaagaaacgaaagtacctggtaatttaattggcgtgcgcgagctctagtaattggtccagtatatgtaacagtaggggccgtgggtgtaacaatggtattgatgtcctcatcagaagcggagtacatggcagcctcggaggcagcgcatgaagcagtttgggtgaaggagttcatcaccgacctaggagtcatacccaatgcgtcggggccgatcaaactcttctgtgacaacactggagctattgcacttgccaaggagcccaggtttcacaagaagaccagacacatcaagcgtcgcttcaactccatttgtgaaaatgttcaagatggagacatagatatttgtaaagtacatacggatctgaatgtcgcggatccgttgactaaacctctccctagggcaaaacatgatcaacaccagaactctatgggtgttcgattcatctagattattgactctagtgcaagtgggagactgttggaaatatgccctagaggcaataataaaaggattattattatatttccttgttcatgataattgtcttttattcatgctataattgtgttatccggaaatcgtaatacatgtgtgaatacatagatcacaatgtgtccctagtgagcctctagttgactagctcgttgatcaaaagatagtcatggtttcctgactatggacatcggatgtcattgataacgagatcacatcattaggaaaatgatgtgatggacaagacccaatcctaaacatagcacaagatcgtatagttcgtttgctagagtttttccaatgtcaagtatcttttccttagaccatgagatcgtgtaactcccggataccgtaggagtgctttgggtgtaccaaatgtcacaacataactgggtgactataaaggtatactacgggtatctccgaaagtgtctgttgggttgacacggatcaagactgggatttgtcactccatatgacggagaggtatctctgggcccactcggtaatgcatcatcataatgagctcaaagtgaccaagtgtctggtcatgggatcatgcattacggtacgagtaaagtgacttgccggtaacgagattgaacgaggtattgggataccgacgatcgaatctcgggcaagtaacgtaccgattgacaaagggaattgtatacggggttgcttgaatcctcgacatcatggttcatccgatgagatcatcgaggagcatgtgggagccaacatgggtatccagatcccgctgttggttattgaccggagagtcgtctcggtcatgtctacatgtatcccgaacccgtagggtctacacacttaaggttcggtgacgctagggttgtagagatacgagtatgcagtaacccgaaagttgttcggagtcccggatgagatcccggacgtcacgaggagttccggaatggtccggaggtgaagaattatatataggaagtgcagtttcggccatcgagagagTTTCTggggtcaacggtattgtaccgggaccaccggaagggttccgggggtccaccgggtggggccacccatcccggagggccccatgggctgaagtggggagggaaccagcccatagtgggttgatgcgccccccttgggccctccatgcgcctagggttgggaaccctaggggagggggcgcctccacttgccttggggggcactccacccccttggccgccgccccccaggagatcccatctcctagggccggcgcacccccctagggggcctatataaagtgggggaagggagggcagccacaccctgaagtcttggcgcctccctctcccctgctacacctcttcctctcgcagaagctcggcgaagccctgctgcggtgactgctgcattcaccaccacgccgtcgtgctgctggatcttcattaacctctcctttccccttgctggatcaagaaggagaaaacgtcacgctgaccgtacgtgtgttgaacgcagaggtgccgtccgtttggcgctaggatctccggtgatttggatcacgacaagtacgactccctcatccccgttctttgaacgcttccgctcgcgatctacaaaggtatgtagatgcatccgatcactcgttgctagatgaactcatagatggatcttggtgaaaacgtagaAACAAaatttgttttctgcaacattccccaacactatGTCCTTCGGTGTCTCTTTTATCTCTTTTCGTGTGCGCAGTGGTAGAGGCAGGGGTGCTAGCAGGGGCCCGGCCCAGGTCAACATGCAGATTTTGCCACTATACGAGGGATTATCCGCTGCTAATATTGTGTATTTATGATGATTTTGCTGGTTTTGGCCCTCCCCGACATTATTTAACATCAGTTGGCTGGCTCCGCCACTGTCTGCATCATTGCATAGATCATATTGATCTGCGTAACTGTAACAACCCACTGATGCCGATGTATACATATGGCTAGACGCATATGAGCTAGGCTTATTGCACGACGAACAACCTAGACAATATACAAGAAGCAATAAAAATAGCTAGCACTACGTACGATTcgagaaaataaagaaaatatcTGGTACAATTGCATGCTTTTCTGGCAACAACTAATCAAGCGATTCCTTTTGGATGGGACTCTTGACACGGGGAATTCTCTTCCTGAATCTTCCTTGGCACAGTTATGCCCCGATATGATAGACAGAATTTGGTGGCTTCAGGCTAACACCTCGTTCGCTGTCTTGCACGCATGCCAGTTTGCTGAGGCAGCCCTGGAGAACAATTGGATGAAAACAAAGCTGAAATGATTAATTGATTGGTGCAACCCTCGTGGCTGACAAAATGCTATCCTAGACAACATAGTGTAGTCTTAACGTATTAAGATTTATCTCCACACATGAGCAATCAATCTCTGAATCAGACACGACACCTAACTAAATCACACCAGCTGTTACAAAATCATCTTGGTCAAAATAATCAAAGATATCTCGCCCTTCTTAAATGAAGAGTCTTCGGGTTAGCTGGGACAAGATAATGCAAGCTTACCAGTACTTATGCGACCTGGACAATCATGGGACCCGTTGGGACATCCAGCAGCGTGCCGTTGCCGTTCGCGTGATCTGTCAAACAAGAGAATATATTCTCAAAGTGGAACCGAAACAAGAAGTGGACTGCACAACAATCGCAAATAAACAGATCTTGATTTGTTACTGTCGTCAAGGAAACGTACGTGCTGGTTGTCTCGTAACAAAGAAGCAAGCGCCGATAACAATGTAgcataggaggaggaggactccctTGAGGTAATGTGACGTTCCATCCTTCGAATCAAAATCACTGGATTAATTAGGACcgttttttttttgtattttctggCAGCAAGACAGCAAGATCGCAACCAAATCACAACATGTAGTTAGGAAATCCCTTTTGTCTCAATTGGAAATCGACTTCCTTTCTTTAGTTTATGTGGTTAAAATTCCCTCACCGACGAATGTTTGTCTGAATGATGACTGAATGATGATTTTTACCTGGAGGGTGAAGGCCGTCACTAGCACCGAGATGAAGAGAGAGCCAGTCTCTAGCAGCTTGAAGTCGAGATCCATCTGAATCCCCATGATCCAAGCGACAAGGACACTCAATGGCACCTACCAACACAGTGCagattcatcatgcatgatttggctGGTTGAAGCGAAGGAGACAATCAAGGGAAGGGAGTTAATGTACCCACCACGAACATGGAGATCTGGGTAGCCGACCCCAAGGCAACACCGAGGGTGATGTCCAGCTTGTTCTTCAGGGCGAAGATCACGGCTCCGGCGTGCTCCGCCGCGTTACCAACGATGGGGAGCAGGATGATGCTGATGAAGCTCACCGAGAGACCCCACGACTGCGAGGTCGGCTCGATGGTGCCGACAACGTACTCGGAGAGCACGGCGATTATGATGGTCATGAGGATGAGCCAGAAGAGCGCGCTCCCAAAGCCGAGGACCgcctcttcctcatcatcatcgccGCCCTCAATCTCCTGCGGCTCGAAGAGCTGGCGATGCGTCTTGAGCTGGAAGAAGAGGTAGGCGACGTAGGCGAGGAGCATGATGAAACTGCAGGCCCTTGAGAGCTCCAGCACCGTGGTGTCAGTGGCGACAGCATGCTCCCCGGAGCTGACGGCGTAacgcagcagcagcgg is from Triticum aestivum cultivar Chinese Spring chromosome 3A, IWGSC CS RefSeq v2.1, whole genome shotgun sequence and encodes:
- the LOC123061291 gene encoding vacuolar cation/proton exchanger 1a; this translates as MDSQSAVTMEAGAPTRKESGRLPSRHGGHAHGHSGLARTAHGMSSSSLRKKSDATLVRKVPVASLRPVLANLQEVLLGTKLAVLFIAVPLAVAAQCFRFGQVWVFALSLIGLIPLAERVSFLTEQIALYTGPTIGGLLNATCGNATELIIAVFALVQGKIEVVKCSLLGSVLSNLLLVLGTSLFCGGIKNLGADQPYDRKQADVSTGLLTLGVLCQSLPLLLRYAVSSGEHAVATDTTVLELSRACSFIMLLAYVAYLFFQLKTHRQLFEPQEIEGGDDDEEEAVLGFGSALFWLILMTIIIAVLSEYVVGTIEPTSQSWGLSVSFISIILLPIVGNAAEHAGAVIFALKNKLDITLGVALGSATQISMFVVPLSVLVAWIMGIQMDLDFKLLETGSLFISVLVTAFTLQDGTSHYLKGVLLLLCYIVIGACFFVTRQPAHHANGNGTLLDVPTGPMIVQVA